A genomic stretch from Patagioenas fasciata isolate bPatFas1 chromosome 8, bPatFas1.hap1, whole genome shotgun sequence includes:
- the VCL gene encoding vinculin isoform X1: protein MPVFHTRTIESILEPVAQQISHLVIMHEEGEVDGKAIPDLTAPVSAVQAAVSNLVRVGKETVQTTEDQILKRDMPPAFIKVENACTKLVQAAQMLQADPYSVPARDYLIDGSRGILSGTSDLLLTFDEAEVRKIIRVCKGILEYLTVAEVVETMEDLVTYTKNLGPGMTKMAKMIDERQQELTHQEHRVMLVNSMNTVKELLPVLISAMKIFVTTKNSKSQGIEEALKNRNFTVEKMSAEINEIIRVLQLTSWDEDAWASKKDTEAMKRALALIDSKMNQAKGWLRDPNAPPGDAGEQAIRQILDEAGKAGELCAGKERREILGTCKTLGQITDQLSDLRARGQGATPMAMQKAQQVSQGLDLLTAKVENAARKLEAMTNSKQAIAKKIDAAQNWLADPNGGSEGEEHIRGIMAEARKVAELCEEPKERDDILRSLGEISALTAKLSDLRRHGKGDSPEARTLAKQIATALQNLQSKTNRAVANTRPVKAAVHLEGKIEQAQRWIDNPTVADRGVGQAAIRGLVAEGRRLANVMMGPYRQDLLAKCDRVDQLAAQLADLAARGEGESPQARAIAAQLQDSLKDLKTRMQEAMTQEVSDIFSDTTTPIKLLAVAATAPSDAPNREEVFEERAANFENHAARLGATAEKAAAVGTANKTTVEGIQATVKSARELTPQVVSAARILLRNPGNQAAYEHFETMKNQWIDNVEKMTGLVDEAIDTKSLLDASEEAIKKDLDKCKVAMANMQPQMLVAGATSIARRANRILLVAKREVENSEDPKFREAVKAASDELSKTISPMVMDAKAVAGNISDPGLQKSFLDSGYRILGAVAKVREAFQPQEPDFPPPPPDLEQLHLTDELAPPKPPLPEGEVPPPRPPPPEEKDEEFPEQKAGEAINQPMMMAARQLHDEARKWSSKPDVTVINEAAESVDIDDEDDADVEFTLPSDTEDDYEPELLLMPTNQPVNQPILAAAQSLHREATKWSSKGNDIIAAAKRMALLMAEMSRLVRGGSGNKRALIQCAKDIAKASDEVTRLAKEVAKQCTDKRIRTNLLQVCERIPTISTQLKILSTVKATMLGRTNISDEESEQATEMLVHNAQNLMQSVKETVREAEAASIKIRTDAGFTLRWVRKTPWYQ, encoded by the exons GTTGGAAAAGAGACTGTGCAGACAACAGAAGACCAGATCTTGAAAAGGGATATGCCACCAGCATTTATCAA AGTGGAGAATGCCTGTACCAAACTTGTTCAGGCAGCCCAGATGCTGCAAGCAGATCCTTATTCAGTACCAGCTCGTGACTATCTAATTGATGGATCAAGAGGCATCCTGTCTGGAACATCAGACTTACTTCTGACATTTGATGAAGCAGAG GTCCGTAAAATCATCCGTGTCTGCAAAGGAATATTGGAATATCTGACGGTGGCAGAAGTAGTAGAGACTATGGAGGATTTGGTTACATACACAAAGAATCTAGGGCCAG GAATGACAAAGATGGCCAAAATGATTGATGAGAGGCAACAGGAGTTAACTCATCAGGAACATAGGGTGATGCTGGTAAACTCCATGAATACTGTGAAGGAGCTACTGCCAGTACTTATTTCAG CTATGAAGATTTTCGTAACCACAAAAAATTCTAAAAGCCAGGGAATAGAAGAGGCATTGAAAAATCGCAATTTCACAGTAGAGAAAATGAGTGCTGAGATAAATGAAATAATCCGTGTATTACAACTCACTTCCTGGGATGAAGATGCATGGGCGAGCAAG AAGGACACTGAAGCCATGAAAAGAGCTCTAGCCTTAATAGATTCAAAGATGAACCAGGCAAAAGGTTGGCTGAGAGATCCAAATGCACCTCCAG GAGATGCTGGTGAGCAAGCAATAAGACAGATCCTTGATGAAGCTGGAAAAGCAGGAGAACTGTGTGCAGGCAAAGAACGCAGAGAGATTCTGGGAACATGCAAAACGCTGGGCCAGATAACTGATCAGCTGTCTGACCTCCGAGCTAG AGGACAGGGTGCTACCCCCATGGCCATGCAGAAGGCGCAGCAGGTGTCACAGGGTTTGGATTTGCTCACTGCGAAAGTGGAGAATGCAGCCCGCAAATTGGAGGCCATGACAAACTCTAAGCAGGCAATTGCTAAGAAGATTGATGCTGCTCAG AATTGGCTTGCAGATCCTAATGGGGGCAGTGAAGGAGAAGAACATATTCGGGGAATTATGGCTGAAGCAAGGAAAGTTGCTGAATTATGTGAGGAGCCTAAAGAAAGAGATGATATCCTTCGTTCTTTGGGGGAAATCTCTGCTTTGACAGCTAAGCTATCAGATCTGCGGCGACA TGGGAAAGGTGACTCTCCTGAGGCCCGTACATTGGCTAAGCAAATAGCTACAGCGCTTCAGAATTTACAGTCTAAAACAAACAGGGCTGTAGCAAATACGAGGCCAGTTAAAGCAGCCGTCCATTTGGAGGGCAAGATCGAGCAAGCACAGAGGTGGATAGACAATCCTACAGTTGCTGATCGGGGAGTAG GCCAGGCAGCAATTCGGGGTCTGGTTGCAGAAGGCCGTCGTTTAGCCAATGTCATGATGGGACCTTATCGTCAAGACCTGCTTGCCAAATGTGACCGTGTGGACCAGCTGGCTGCTCAGCTGGCTGACCTTGCAGcgagaggggagggagagtctcCTCAGGCCAGGGCAATTGCTGCTCAGCTCCAGGACTCACTGAAG gatcTTAAAACACGGATGCAAGAGGCAATGACCCAAGAGGTTTCTGATATTTTCAGTGACACCACAACTCCTATTAAATTGCTAGCAGTAGCAGCCACTGCTCCTTCCGATGCTCCCAATAGAGAAGAG GTGTTTGAGGAAAGAGCAGCAAACTTTGAAAACCATGCTGCTAGACTGGGAGCTACAGCAGAAAAAGCAGCTGCAGTTGGAACTGCGAATAAAACTACCGTGGAGGGCATCCAAGCAACAGTGAAGTCAGCAAGGGAACTTACCCCACAG GTAGTATCAGCTGCTCGTATCCTCCTGAGAAATCCTGGAAATCAAGCTGCTTATGAACATTTTGAGACAATGAAAAACCAATGGATTGATAATGTAGAAAAAATGACAG GGCTGGTGGATGAAGCCATTGATACAAAATCTCTGTTGGATGCATCAGAAGAGGCTATTAAGAAAGATCTTGATAAATGTAAAGTTGCGATGGCTAATATGCAACCTCAGATGCTGGTAGCTGGTGCCACCAGCATTGCTAGACGAGCAAACCGCATCCTACTAGTAGCAAAACGGGAGGTTGAAAATTCAGAAGACCCTAAATTCCGTGAGGCTGTTAAAGCAGCCTCTGATGAGCTGAGCAAAACCATATCACCAATGGTAATGGATGCTAAAGCTGTGGCAGGAAACATTTCCGATCCTG GTTTGCAGAAGAGTTTCTTGGATTCTGGATACAGAATTCTGGGAGCTGTGGCCAAAGTTAGAGAGGCCTTCCAGCCTCAGGAACCAgactttccccctcctcctcctgacCTTGAGCAGCTTCAT ctGACTGATGAACTTGCTCCTCCAAAACCACCACTTCCAGAAGGTGAGGTTCCCCCACCCAGACCTCCACCACCTGAAGAAAAGGATGAAGAGTTCCCAGAGCAGAAAGCGGGAGAAGCTATTAATCAGCCAATGATGATGGCTGCTAGGCAGTTGCATGATGAAGCCCGGAAATGGTCTAGCAAG CCTGATGTGACTGTGATTAATGAAGCGGCTGAGTCTGTAGATatagatgatgaggatgatgcaGATGTTGAATTCACTCTCCCCTCTGACACTGAAGATGATTACGAGCCTGAGCTGCTGTTAATGCCAACCAATCAGCCTGTTAACCAGCCCATTCTGGCTGCTGCTCAGTCTCTACATCGGGAAGCAACCAAGTGGTCTAGTAAG GGTAATGACATCATTGCTGCTGCTAAACGAATGGCGCTGCTAATGGCGGAGATGTCGCGCCTGGTGAGAGGAGGCAGTGGAAACAAGCGTGCCCTTATTCAGTGTGCAAAGGATATTGCTAAGGCATCAGATGAAGTCACTCGGTTAGCCAAAGAGGTGGCAAAGCAGTGCACTGACAAGCGCATCAGAACAAACCTCTTGCAG GTCTGTGAGCGAATCCCAACCATCAGCACACAACTCAAAATTCTTTCCACTGTCAAAGCCACCATGCTGGGCAGAACTAATATCAGTGATGAAGAGTCGGAACAG GCAACTGAGATGTTGGTTCATAATGCCCAGAATCTCATGCAGTCTGTGAAGGAAACTGTGAGAGAAGCTGAAGCAGCATCCATTAAAATAAGAACAGATGCTGGATTCACTCTTCGCTGGGTCAGAAAGACCCCATGGTATCAGTAA
- the VCL gene encoding vinculin isoform X5 — protein MPVFHTRTIESILEPVAQQISHLVIMHEEGEVDGKAIPDLTAPVSAVQAAVSNLVRVGKETVQTTEDQILKRDMPPAFIKVENACTKLVQAAQMLQADPYSVPARDYLIDGSRGILSGTSDLLLTFDEAEVRKIIRVCKGILEYLTVAEVVETMEDLVTYTKNLGPGMTKMAKMIDERQQELTHQEHRVMLVNSMNTVKELLPVLISAMKIFVTTKNSKSQGIEEALKNRNFTVEKMSAEINEIIRVLQLTSWDEDAWASKKDTEAMKRALALIDSKMNQAKGWLRDPNAPPGDAGEQAIRQILDEAGKAGELCAGKERREILGTCKTLGQITDQLSDLRARGQGATPMAMQKAQQVSQGLDLLTAKVENAARKLEAMTNSKQAIAKKIDAAQNWLADPNGGSEGEEHIRGIMAEARKVAELCEEPKERDDILRSLGEISALTAKLSDLRRHGKGDSPEARTLAKQIATALQNLQSKTNRAVANTRPVKAAVHLEGKIEQAQRWIDNPTVADRGVGQAAIRGLVAEGRRLANVMMGPYRQDLLAKCDRVDQLAAQLADLAARGEGESPQARAIAAQLQDSLKDLKTRMQEAMTQEVSDIFSDTTTPIKLLAVAATAPSDAPNREEVFEERAANFENHAARLGATAEKAAAVGTANKTTVEGIQATVKSARELTPQVVSAARILLRNPGNQAAYEHFETMKNQWIDNVEKMTGLVDEAIDTKSLLDASEEAIKKDLDKCKVAMANMQPQMLVAGATSIARRANRILLVAKREVENSEDPKFREAVKAASDELSKTISPMVMDAKAVAGNISDPGLQKSFLDSGYRILGAVAKVREAFQPQEPDFPPPPPDLEQLHLTDELAPPKPPLPEGEVPPPRPPPPEEKDEEFPEQKAGEAINQPMMMAARQLHDEARKWSSKPDVTVINEAAESVDIDDEDDADVEFTLPSDTEDDYEPELLLMPTNQPVNQPILAAAQSLHREATKWSSKILMLG, from the exons GTTGGAAAAGAGACTGTGCAGACAACAGAAGACCAGATCTTGAAAAGGGATATGCCACCAGCATTTATCAA AGTGGAGAATGCCTGTACCAAACTTGTTCAGGCAGCCCAGATGCTGCAAGCAGATCCTTATTCAGTACCAGCTCGTGACTATCTAATTGATGGATCAAGAGGCATCCTGTCTGGAACATCAGACTTACTTCTGACATTTGATGAAGCAGAG GTCCGTAAAATCATCCGTGTCTGCAAAGGAATATTGGAATATCTGACGGTGGCAGAAGTAGTAGAGACTATGGAGGATTTGGTTACATACACAAAGAATCTAGGGCCAG GAATGACAAAGATGGCCAAAATGATTGATGAGAGGCAACAGGAGTTAACTCATCAGGAACATAGGGTGATGCTGGTAAACTCCATGAATACTGTGAAGGAGCTACTGCCAGTACTTATTTCAG CTATGAAGATTTTCGTAACCACAAAAAATTCTAAAAGCCAGGGAATAGAAGAGGCATTGAAAAATCGCAATTTCACAGTAGAGAAAATGAGTGCTGAGATAAATGAAATAATCCGTGTATTACAACTCACTTCCTGGGATGAAGATGCATGGGCGAGCAAG AAGGACACTGAAGCCATGAAAAGAGCTCTAGCCTTAATAGATTCAAAGATGAACCAGGCAAAAGGTTGGCTGAGAGATCCAAATGCACCTCCAG GAGATGCTGGTGAGCAAGCAATAAGACAGATCCTTGATGAAGCTGGAAAAGCAGGAGAACTGTGTGCAGGCAAAGAACGCAGAGAGATTCTGGGAACATGCAAAACGCTGGGCCAGATAACTGATCAGCTGTCTGACCTCCGAGCTAG AGGACAGGGTGCTACCCCCATGGCCATGCAGAAGGCGCAGCAGGTGTCACAGGGTTTGGATTTGCTCACTGCGAAAGTGGAGAATGCAGCCCGCAAATTGGAGGCCATGACAAACTCTAAGCAGGCAATTGCTAAGAAGATTGATGCTGCTCAG AATTGGCTTGCAGATCCTAATGGGGGCAGTGAAGGAGAAGAACATATTCGGGGAATTATGGCTGAAGCAAGGAAAGTTGCTGAATTATGTGAGGAGCCTAAAGAAAGAGATGATATCCTTCGTTCTTTGGGGGAAATCTCTGCTTTGACAGCTAAGCTATCAGATCTGCGGCGACA TGGGAAAGGTGACTCTCCTGAGGCCCGTACATTGGCTAAGCAAATAGCTACAGCGCTTCAGAATTTACAGTCTAAAACAAACAGGGCTGTAGCAAATACGAGGCCAGTTAAAGCAGCCGTCCATTTGGAGGGCAAGATCGAGCAAGCACAGAGGTGGATAGACAATCCTACAGTTGCTGATCGGGGAGTAG GCCAGGCAGCAATTCGGGGTCTGGTTGCAGAAGGCCGTCGTTTAGCCAATGTCATGATGGGACCTTATCGTCAAGACCTGCTTGCCAAATGTGACCGTGTGGACCAGCTGGCTGCTCAGCTGGCTGACCTTGCAGcgagaggggagggagagtctcCTCAGGCCAGGGCAATTGCTGCTCAGCTCCAGGACTCACTGAAG gatcTTAAAACACGGATGCAAGAGGCAATGACCCAAGAGGTTTCTGATATTTTCAGTGACACCACAACTCCTATTAAATTGCTAGCAGTAGCAGCCACTGCTCCTTCCGATGCTCCCAATAGAGAAGAG GTGTTTGAGGAAAGAGCAGCAAACTTTGAAAACCATGCTGCTAGACTGGGAGCTACAGCAGAAAAAGCAGCTGCAGTTGGAACTGCGAATAAAACTACCGTGGAGGGCATCCAAGCAACAGTGAAGTCAGCAAGGGAACTTACCCCACAG GTAGTATCAGCTGCTCGTATCCTCCTGAGAAATCCTGGAAATCAAGCTGCTTATGAACATTTTGAGACAATGAAAAACCAATGGATTGATAATGTAGAAAAAATGACAG GGCTGGTGGATGAAGCCATTGATACAAAATCTCTGTTGGATGCATCAGAAGAGGCTATTAAGAAAGATCTTGATAAATGTAAAGTTGCGATGGCTAATATGCAACCTCAGATGCTGGTAGCTGGTGCCACCAGCATTGCTAGACGAGCAAACCGCATCCTACTAGTAGCAAAACGGGAGGTTGAAAATTCAGAAGACCCTAAATTCCGTGAGGCTGTTAAAGCAGCCTCTGATGAGCTGAGCAAAACCATATCACCAATGGTAATGGATGCTAAAGCTGTGGCAGGAAACATTTCCGATCCTG GTTTGCAGAAGAGTTTCTTGGATTCTGGATACAGAATTCTGGGAGCTGTGGCCAAAGTTAGAGAGGCCTTCCAGCCTCAGGAACCAgactttccccctcctcctcctgacCTTGAGCAGCTTCAT ctGACTGATGAACTTGCTCCTCCAAAACCACCACTTCCAGAAGGTGAGGTTCCCCCACCCAGACCTCCACCACCTGAAGAAAAGGATGAAGAGTTCCCAGAGCAGAAAGCGGGAGAAGCTATTAATCAGCCAATGATGATGGCTGCTAGGCAGTTGCATGATGAAGCCCGGAAATGGTCTAGCAAG CCTGATGTGACTGTGATTAATGAAGCGGCTGAGTCTGTAGATatagatgatgaggatgatgcaGATGTTGAATTCACTCTCCCCTCTGACACTGAAGATGATTACGAGCCTGAGCTGCTGTTAATGCCAACCAATCAGCCTGTTAACCAGCCCATTCTGGCTGCTGCTCAGTCTCTACATCGGGAAGCAACCAAGTGGTCTAGTAAG ATTCTGATGCTTGGATAA